A section of the Pseudomonas flavescens genome encodes:
- a CDS encoding TolC family protein, with translation MKPLLLILVCFSLLACSSREPLPPAQLPAQAVAALPQAWWQSLQDPALDQLIALALRDNLDLATATQRIREQRALRRQATGNRYPNLSITGSHEKGRSASDGHDEDYFYGLDLSWEADLFGRLSALQRAADANLQAAAADYQALRVSLIAEVAGTYLNYRLAEREAEIAGRAADSQAQIARITRVRFDQGTASGFDVERLDTQLAVTRAAIPEARQRADAARYSLAYLLNAEQPRIDALLAEQATAQAPRDERLLPLLELPASSLRARADVRAAELRLLAADSSLDAAKALRYPQLTLGALVGFEQGIGVPAWTLSGQALQPLFDFGRITAGIEAGDALREQAWLGYQASLIQALRETRSAISAYVQGLDRQRLLDNAGRSAANATALAQRQYDAGTVSLIEVLDAERTQFDTQLEQQRAFTDVALRWVEIYRTLGLAPAEPADSSGESLRTRE, from the coding sequence ATGAAGCCGCTGCTGCTGATCCTCGTCTGTTTCTCACTGCTGGCCTGTAGCAGCCGCGAGCCGTTGCCGCCTGCGCAATTGCCGGCGCAGGCCGTGGCAGCCCTGCCGCAAGCCTGGTGGCAAAGCCTGCAGGACCCTGCCCTCGATCAACTGATCGCACTGGCGCTGCGCGACAACCTGGATCTGGCGACCGCAACACAGCGTATCCGCGAGCAGCGTGCGCTGCGTCGTCAGGCGACCGGCAACCGTTATCCGAACCTGAGCATCACCGGCAGCCACGAAAAGGGTCGCAGTGCCAGCGATGGCCATGACGAGGACTATTTCTACGGTCTCGACCTGAGCTGGGAGGCCGACCTGTTCGGGCGCCTGAGCGCCTTGCAACGGGCTGCCGATGCCAATCTGCAGGCGGCGGCTGCAGACTATCAGGCGCTGCGCGTCAGCCTGATTGCCGAGGTGGCAGGTACTTATTTGAACTATCGCCTGGCCGAGCGTGAGGCAGAGATCGCTGGGCGTGCCGCCGACAGCCAGGCGCAGATCGCCCGTATCACCCGGGTACGCTTCGATCAGGGCACAGCCAGTGGTTTCGATGTCGAGCGCCTCGATACCCAGCTCGCGGTAACCCGGGCGGCCATCCCCGAAGCGCGGCAGCGTGCTGACGCGGCGCGCTACTCGCTGGCCTATCTGCTCAACGCCGAGCAACCGCGCATCGACGCGCTGCTGGCCGAACAGGCGACTGCGCAGGCGCCCCGTGACGAGCGCCTGCTGCCGCTGCTCGAACTACCCGCCAGCAGCCTGCGTGCTCGCGCTGACGTGCGCGCCGCCGAACTGCGCCTGCTGGCCGCCGACAGCAGTCTGGATGCGGCCAAGGCGTTGCGTTATCCACAGCTGACCCTGGGTGCCCTGGTGGGTTTCGAGCAGGGGATCGGCGTGCCCGCCTGGACCCTCAGCGGGCAGGCATTGCAACCGCTGTTCGACTTCGGCCGGATTACCGCCGGTATCGAAGCCGGCGACGCGCTGCGCGAGCAGGCCTGGCTGGGCTATCAGGCGAGCCTGATTCAGGCGCTGCGAGAAACCCGCAGTGCGATCAGTGCCTATGTGCAGGGGCTCGATCGTCAGCGTCTGCTGGACAATGCCGGTCGCTCCGCTGCCAACGCCACGGCGCTGGCGCAACGGCAATACGACGCCGGTACCGTGTCCCTCATCGAGGTGCTGGATGCCGAGCGTACCCAGTTCGACACCCAGCTCGAACAGCAGCGTGCCTTCACCGATGTGGCGTTGCGATGGGTGGAGATCTATCGAACGCTGGGGCTGGCACCCGCAGAGCCGGCAGATTCGTCAGGCGAGTCGCTACGGACGCGGGAGTGA
- the cpaB gene encoding Flp pilus assembly protein CpaB → MNSRLTLVLAGVLLVGAVITGYWGLSLSRGPVQPAPAPEASTAPVPTEVRSQLQTQVDDQQRSSVVVLARDVQPMTPITRDDLAVERLRIAPPGSFAKPEALLGRTLWRHTTAGTVLNQATFEMGGPLARMIRPQERAIAVAVDEVIGGGGHLSPGDYVDVLLYLRQDENNQDQTAQVLIPALRLLSVGGVLGATNQGEAAQPPVDDDEERRRRRSPTTAVLAVPEALLTRFMLATQVGSLRLAVRSADEKLLAGYYAGDEPKAAIAEAQRQLFQFEKLALRGTTPQPQPGVAVQRASAPAGIPVYRGNDATRQTP, encoded by the coding sequence ATGAATAGCCGATTGACGCTGGTGCTGGCCGGCGTGCTGCTGGTCGGTGCCGTAATCACCGGGTATTGGGGGCTGAGCCTGAGCCGAGGCCCCGTGCAGCCAGCGCCCGCGCCAGAGGCTTCAACCGCGCCCGTTCCGACCGAGGTCAGGAGCCAACTGCAGACCCAGGTCGACGATCAGCAGCGCAGCAGCGTCGTGGTGCTGGCTCGTGATGTACAGCCAATGACCCCGATCACCCGCGACGATCTCGCCGTGGAACGTCTGCGCATCGCGCCGCCGGGAAGTTTCGCCAAGCCGGAGGCGTTGCTGGGGCGTACGTTGTGGCGACACACCACGGCCGGTACGGTCTTGAATCAGGCCACGTTCGAGATGGGCGGGCCGCTGGCCCGCATGATTCGCCCTCAGGAACGGGCCATTGCCGTGGCGGTGGATGAAGTCATCGGTGGCGGTGGGCATCTGAGCCCCGGCGATTACGTGGACGTGCTGCTGTATCTGCGCCAGGACGAGAACAATCAGGACCAGACCGCTCAGGTGCTGATCCCGGCGCTGCGGCTGCTTAGCGTAGGGGGCGTACTGGGGGCCACCAATCAGGGGGAGGCGGCGCAACCGCCGGTGGACGACGATGAAGAGCGCCGCCGGCGTCGTTCACCCACCACCGCCGTTCTGGCCGTTCCCGAGGCGCTGCTGACACGCTTCATGCTGGCCACTCAGGTCGGCAGCCTGCGCCTGGCCGTGCGCAGCGCGGATGAAAAACTGCTCGCCGGTTACTACGCGGGTGATGAGCCGAAGGCGGCAATCGCCGAGGCGCAACGGCAACTGTTCCAGTTCGAGAAACTGGCGCTACGTGGCACGACGCCTCAACCGCAGCCTGGGGTGGCGGTACAGCGTGCCTCCGCGCCTGCCGGCATTCCGGTGTATCGCGGCAATGATGCCACTCGGCAAACTCCCTGA
- a CDS encoding type II and III secretion system protein family protein yields the protein MNDANRSPCRSHLALCLVGALLGLPSGAFASCAGLEPVPAVLEVTQGMQRELRFAVPITRLAIADPEVADVSLNGKDSFLLLGKRGGTTSLMVWTRCDLEPRQSMVAVQGAATAAVAEPVVRHDDDMVPSQVQTDIRFVEVRRSKLREVGLRIFGTASNNFLIGAPGTGPATVPVGGVGGVGPGAAFPLSRDGFNIVWGGGSSKFLLGLDALENSGFAYTLARPSLVSLNGQSASFLAGGEFPIPVPSSGSDSLSIEYKEFGVRLTLTPTVVGRNRISLKVAPEVSELDFTAGITIAGTQVPALNVRRTDTSVSLADGESFIISGLISTNSSSTVDKLPFLGDVPVLGAFFRSSRIEREERELLMVVTPRLVQPMAADAELPELPGEQLRNYDPGVFRQLFLENGDFHRADGLSR from the coding sequence ATGAACGATGCCAACCGTAGTCCGTGCCGCTCGCACCTGGCGTTATGCCTGGTGGGCGCGCTGCTGGGCCTGCCATCCGGGGCATTCGCTTCCTGTGCGGGCCTCGAGCCGGTGCCGGCGGTGCTCGAGGTGACACAGGGCATGCAGCGCGAGCTGCGCTTTGCGGTCCCGATCACGCGCCTGGCCATCGCCGATCCGGAGGTCGCCGATGTGAGCCTCAATGGCAAGGACAGCTTTCTGCTACTGGGCAAGCGTGGCGGCACTACCAGCCTGATGGTATGGACACGTTGCGACCTCGAACCCAGGCAGAGCATGGTGGCCGTGCAGGGCGCGGCGACCGCTGCGGTCGCCGAGCCGGTTGTGCGTCACGATGACGACATGGTGCCGAGCCAGGTGCAGACCGATATCCGCTTCGTCGAGGTCAGGCGCAGCAAGCTGCGTGAAGTCGGGCTGCGTATCTTTGGCACGGCCTCGAACAACTTTCTGATCGGCGCCCCCGGTACCGGGCCGGCGACGGTGCCCGTAGGTGGGGTTGGTGGAGTGGGGCCTGGGGCTGCTTTCCCGCTCTCGCGCGATGGCTTCAATATCGTTTGGGGCGGTGGCAGCAGCAAATTTCTGCTGGGGTTGGATGCGTTGGAGAACAGCGGCTTCGCTTACACCCTGGCTCGCCCGAGCCTGGTGTCTCTCAATGGCCAGAGCGCGAGTTTTCTCGCTGGCGGCGAATTTCCCATACCGGTGCCCAGCAGCGGCAGCGATTCGCTCTCCATCGAGTACAAGGAGTTCGGCGTACGCCTGACGCTCACGCCGACCGTGGTCGGCCGCAACCGTATCAGCCTCAAGGTCGCCCCCGAAGTCAGCGAACTGGACTTCACCGCCGGCATTACCATCGCCGGTACGCAGGTGCCTGCGCTGAACGTACGGCGCACCGACACCAGCGTTTCCCTGGCCGATGGCGAGAGCTTCATCATCAGCGGGCTGATCTCCACCAACAGTTCCTCGACTGTGGATAAGTTGCCTTTCCTTGGTGACGTGCCAGTGCTCGGCGCGTTCTTTCGCTCCTCGCGAATCGAGCGCGAGGAGCGTGAATTGCTGATGGTGGTCACGCCGCGTCTGGTGCAACCGATGGCGGCCGACGCCGAGCTACCGGAATTGCCGGGCGAGCAATTGCGTAACTACGACCCGGGCGTGTTCCGGCAACTGTTCCTCGAGAACGGCGACTTTCACCGGGCTGACGGCTTGTCGCGTTAG
- a CDS encoding efflux RND transporter periplasmic adaptor subunit, with protein MLLSRTSLLVVSVLLLGALIGWWLRPTTAITDQAPGAVPVVVHEVTPADIPVLLRTLGRVRALNSVEIRAQVDATLVELPVAEGQQVRRGELLARLDDRSLRAALQQAEAERGVTRAELDIARLDLQRYQNLVRERASPAQTLDQQKALVARLQATLATREAAVTAAQVQLSYTRIQSPIDGRLGIRNVDVGSLLRANDTASLFSVVQTNPIDIEATLPQRRLPELQRLLAAADRTPVQAFREEGGTLLGTGQLALIDNRVALDTGTLRFKARFDNASEQLWPDQSVVVTLQTDLLAQALSVPLEAIRQRTEGTFVWRLQGDKVQPAAVKVLHEDEQRAVVEGLAAGDRIVTDGQSRLRPGVTVRRVEPAPVASGDVP; from the coding sequence ATGCTCCTGTCCCGAACATCGTTGCTCGTGGTTTCCGTCCTGCTGCTGGGCGCCCTGATCGGGTGGTGGCTGCGCCCGACCACGGCCATTACCGATCAGGCCCCCGGCGCAGTGCCGGTGGTGGTCCACGAAGTGACCCCGGCCGACATCCCGGTGCTGCTGCGAACGCTGGGCCGTGTGCGGGCGCTGAACAGCGTGGAAATTCGTGCCCAGGTCGATGCCACCCTGGTCGAACTGCCGGTTGCCGAAGGGCAGCAGGTGCGCAGGGGCGAGCTGCTGGCGCGCCTCGATGATCGCAGCCTGCGCGCCGCCTTGCAGCAGGCGGAGGCCGAGCGCGGGGTGACCCGTGCGGAGCTGGATATCGCCCGTCTCGATCTGCAGCGCTACCAGAATCTGGTTCGCGAGCGTGCCTCGCCAGCGCAGACCCTGGATCAGCAGAAGGCTCTGGTCGCGCGCCTGCAGGCCACGCTGGCGACCCGCGAGGCGGCGGTGACTGCCGCTCAGGTGCAGCTTTCCTATACACGCATCCAGTCGCCCATCGATGGTCGCCTGGGCATCCGCAACGTGGATGTCGGCAGCCTGCTCAGGGCCAATGACACAGCCAGCCTGTTCTCGGTGGTGCAGACCAACCCCATCGATATCGAGGCGACCCTGCCGCAGCGGCGCCTGCCGGAGCTGCAGCGCCTGCTCGCCGCGGCGGACAGAACCCCGGTTCAGGCATTTCGCGAGGAGGGCGGCACGCTGCTCGGTACCGGCCAACTGGCGCTGATCGACAACCGTGTCGCGCTGGATACCGGCACGCTGCGCTTCAAGGCCCGCTTCGATAACGCCAGTGAGCAGCTGTGGCCGGATCAGTCTGTGGTGGTCACCCTGCAGACCGATCTGCTCGCCCAGGCGTTGTCGGTCCCGCTGGAGGCGATCCGTCAGCGTACCGAGGGCACCTTCGTGTGGCGTTTGCAGGGTGACAAGGTGCAACCGGCAGCGGTGAAGGTGCTGCACGAAGACGAGCAGCGCGCGGTGGTCGAAGGACTGGCTGCAGGTGATCGGATCGTCACCGATGGCCAGTCGCGGCTGCGCCCGGGCGTTACCGTCAGGCGCGTCGAGCCGGCGCCTGTCGCGTCTGGAGATGTACCTTGA
- a CDS encoding pilus assembly protein has protein sequence MEQIFLAQTRRKQDLEWLQAALAGQGQVLNVGETLDEVLGLMDMTGSCLVFVGLSREGQTAQSALIESLLDARPMVVVVALGDGLDNQLVLNAMRAGARDFIAYGSRSSEVLGLVRRLTQRLPQLPPSRDQGELTLLCGLQPDADAALLAVHLALQVQARGQRTLFIDLGVPRGESLELFGLESSFCFGDALRNIRRLDSNLIESAFARHPDGLRVLPHGPDDDALERFSLGELFLLLGSLRQHFQHVVVNLCGQPDCDGLRSFATHAQRLFWCIDQSVPNCRRNLALLALWRGKGIKLDHARLLVDRYQPSVAPGLQELSRTFALPLEAGLPLSPVTRLKAKNQGVPLYEFAPRDGLTQGLLALANGVVEHKQGGSGRWWQRMLRVGS, from the coding sequence ATGGAACAGATTTTTCTCGCACAGACCCGCCGCAAGCAGGACCTCGAATGGCTGCAGGCCGCCCTGGCTGGTCAGGGGCAGGTGCTCAATGTCGGCGAGACGCTCGACGAAGTGCTCGGGTTGATGGACATGACCGGCAGTTGCCTGGTGTTCGTCGGCCTCAGTCGTGAAGGGCAGACGGCCCAGAGCGCGCTGATCGAATCGCTGCTCGACGCGCGGCCGATGGTCGTGGTGGTGGCCCTGGGCGATGGTCTGGACAACCAGCTGGTACTCAACGCCATGCGAGCCGGAGCCCGGGATTTCATCGCCTACGGTTCACGCAGCAGTGAAGTGCTGGGGCTGGTTCGCCGTCTGACGCAGCGCCTGCCGCAATTGCCGCCGTCCCGCGACCAGGGCGAACTGACGCTGTTGTGTGGCCTGCAACCGGATGCCGACGCCGCGCTGCTGGCCGTGCACCTGGCGCTACAGGTTCAGGCTCGCGGCCAGCGCACGTTGTTCATCGACCTCGGGGTGCCGAGAGGAGAGAGCCTGGAGCTGTTCGGGCTGGAATCATCGTTCTGTTTTGGCGATGCGCTGCGCAATATTCGTCGTCTCGATTCGAACCTGATCGAAAGCGCCTTCGCCCGGCATCCCGATGGCCTGCGCGTGCTGCCCCACGGGCCGGATGACGATGCGCTGGAGCGGTTCAGCCTTGGCGAGCTGTTCCTGCTGCTGGGCAGTTTGCGTCAGCATTTCCAGCACGTGGTAGTGAACCTCTGCGGTCAGCCGGACTGCGATGGCCTGCGCTCCTTCGCCACCCACGCCCAGCGCCTGTTCTGGTGCATCGATCAGAGCGTGCCCAACTGCCGCCGCAACCTGGCTCTGCTGGCGCTCTGGCGTGGCAAGGGCATCAAGCTCGACCATGCACGGCTGCTGGTCGACCGCTATCAACCAAGCGTGGCGCCTGGCCTGCAGGAGTTGAGCAGAACCTTTGCGCTGCCCCTGGAAGCTGGCCTGCCGTTGAGCCCGGTCACTCGCCTCAAGGCCAAGAATCAGGGCGTGCCCCTGTACGAGTTCGCCCCCCGTGATGGCCTCACCCAGGGGCTGCTGGCGCTCGCCAACGGCGTGGTCGAGCACAAGCAGGGTGGCTCCGGGCGCTGGTGGCAACGCATGTTGAGGGTCGGCTCATGA
- a CDS encoding Flp family type IVb pilin: MLKLIILRERVREFFANEDGASAIEYSIIAALIAVVIVSGATALGTDINAVFTSIANTLPGATGTGTGGGAAAGGGG, from the coding sequence ATGTTAAAACTCATTATCCTTCGTGAAAGAGTCCGCGAGTTCTTCGCTAACGAAGACGGCGCGTCGGCTATTGAATATTCGATCATTGCGGCCTTGATCGCGGTAGTTATCGTCAGCGGTGCTACAGCGCTGGGCACCGATATAAATGCGGTGTTTACATCGATAGCGAATACCTTGCCGGGTGCAACGGGGACCGGCACGGGTGGCGGTGCCGCTGCTGGTGGTGGCGGCTAA
- a CDS encoding response regulator has product MRQHILLVDDETEALEELGELLEGEGFHCHCANSVSAAMLCLATWPAIALVITDLRMPEESGLRLIQNLRANPHYATLPVIVMSGHADMNDVIGLLPLQVVDFLPKPIYQERLIEVLNQRFPVSQAVNS; this is encoded by the coding sequence ATGCGCCAACATATTTTACTCGTAGATGATGAGACCGAAGCCCTCGAAGAACTCGGTGAGTTGCTCGAGGGTGAGGGTTTCCACTGTCATTGCGCCAACAGCGTCAGCGCCGCGATGCTGTGCCTGGCCACCTGGCCCGCCATCGCACTGGTGATCACCGATCTGCGCATGCCCGAGGAAAGCGGCCTGCGTCTGATCCAGAATCTGCGTGCCAATCCGCACTATGCGACCTTGCCGGTGATCGTCATGTCGGGCCATGCCGACATGAACGATGTGATTGGCCTGCTGCCACTGCAGGTGGTCGACTTCCTGCCCAAACCCATCTATCAGGAGCGCTTGATCGAAGTGCTCAATCAGCGTTTCCCGGTCTCCCAGGCCGTCAATTCCTGA
- a CDS encoding efflux RND transporter permease subunit: protein MQPRGFYALCIAHPVGMILLSLALILGGIIAFVRLPLAPLPEVDAPTIEISAQMPGASAETMASSVATPLEVQLSAIPGVDDMTSTSSLGRVELILQFNLDKDIDAAAQEVQAAINAASSRLPSQLPELPVWRKINPADTPILILSVTSDTLSPYEVSDLAESAIARQLSQIEGVGMIRLNGLQRPAIRIQARPERLVAAGVTLADIRAAVQRASGNRPTGALVGEHRLSTLDSNGQLFEAGDYAELIVAYRNGAAVRLGDVASVVAGAENAYTQASPDGKPGVAVVVRRQPGANIVATADAVTAALPELTAGLPADLEVKVLNDRTRTIRASLHEAELTLLIAVALVIGIMALFLRQWSATLVVFAVLATSVIGSCAAMLAFGLSLNNLTLVAIIVAVGFIVDDAIVVVENIHRHLERGVGRVQAALDGVREIGFTVVSISLSLVAVFIPLFFMSGYVGRLFREFALAATSAIMISVVICLTLAPALAALCMRPLANHGGPGPTMRRVLGGYERVLVWALDHPRSILTVFFACIAISVGGFALMPKGFFPLQDTGFMNGTVQASADISYEAMRTKNRQLVDILRNDPDIVAFNTDIGNDGSYSVGGLAVVLSDPDDRDVSVEQIIDRLRPQFAAIPDLRVTLRAAQDINLGSRASRAQYQYVLRSRSLEELATWTPRLTERLQGHALFRDVNNDLQFDASVTPVQIDREAASRYGFSAADVDEALYDAFGQRRINEIQTASNQYQVVLELSSSQRQRVQSLELFQLRSPATGQLVPLSTFVRILPAKPAPVSINHSGMLPSANLSFNLAPGVALGDAVAVLRQIEQDIGMPASIGGRFSGAAQAFQQTLASQPWLILAALIAVYIILGVLYESLVHPLTILSTIPSAGIGALLLLWLWGLDFSIMALIGLILLIGIVKKNGILLVDFALQAQRQGMAPREAIHQACMTRFRPILMTTLAAMFGAVPLMLAFGTGAELREPLGVAVVGGLLFSQVLTLLTTPVVYLMMDRHLARRRGPVARHQELAP from the coding sequence ATGCAGCCGCGCGGGTTCTACGCGCTGTGCATCGCTCATCCGGTCGGCATGATTCTGCTGTCCCTGGCGCTGATTCTCGGTGGCATCATCGCCTTCGTTCGCCTGCCCCTGGCGCCACTGCCGGAGGTGGATGCGCCGACCATCGAGATCTCCGCGCAGATGCCCGGTGCCAGCGCTGAAACCATGGCTTCCTCGGTGGCCACGCCACTGGAAGTGCAGCTCAGCGCCATCCCTGGCGTCGACGACATGACCTCGACCAGCTCGCTGGGCCGTGTCGAGCTGATCCTGCAGTTCAATCTCGACAAGGACATCGACGCCGCTGCCCAGGAGGTCCAGGCCGCGATCAACGCCGCTTCGTCACGCTTGCCCAGCCAACTGCCGGAGTTACCGGTGTGGCGCAAGATCAACCCGGCAGACACGCCGATCCTGATCCTTTCGGTCACCTCCGATACGCTCTCGCCCTACGAAGTCAGCGATCTGGCCGAGTCGGCCATCGCCCGCCAACTGAGCCAGATCGAAGGTGTGGGGATGATCCGCCTCAACGGCCTGCAGCGTCCTGCGATCCGCATCCAGGCACGGCCGGAGCGGCTGGTGGCGGCCGGCGTCACCCTGGCCGACATACGCGCGGCGGTGCAGCGTGCCAGCGGCAATCGGCCTACCGGGGCGCTGGTCGGCGAACATCGGTTGTCGACCCTGGACAGCAATGGCCAGTTGTTCGAGGCCGGCGATTACGCCGAGCTGATCGTCGCCTACCGCAACGGCGCCGCGGTGCGCCTGGGCGATGTGGCGAGCGTGGTAGCCGGCGCGGAAAACGCCTACACCCAGGCCTCGCCGGATGGCAAACCAGGTGTCGCGGTGGTCGTGCGCCGTCAGCCGGGTGCCAACATCGTCGCCACCGCCGATGCGGTGACGGCAGCGCTACCGGAGCTGACTGCCGGCCTGCCGGCGGATCTCGAGGTCAAGGTGCTCAACGATCGCACCCGAACCATCCGTGCGTCGCTGCACGAGGCCGAGCTGACCTTGTTGATCGCCGTGGCCCTGGTGATCGGCATCATGGCGCTGTTCCTGCGCCAGTGGTCGGCGACCCTGGTGGTGTTCGCCGTGCTGGCGACCTCGGTGATCGGCTCCTGCGCGGCCATGCTGGCGTTCGGGTTGTCGCTGAACAACCTGACGCTGGTGGCGATCATCGTCGCCGTGGGTTTCATCGTCGATGACGCCATCGTCGTGGTGGAGAACATCCACCGGCATCTGGAGCGCGGCGTCGGCCGGGTCCAGGCGGCCCTCGACGGGGTGCGCGAGATCGGCTTCACCGTGGTGTCCATCAGCCTGTCGCTGGTGGCGGTGTTCATTCCGCTGTTCTTCATGAGTGGCTATGTGGGCCGGCTGTTTCGCGAATTCGCCCTGGCGGCCACCTCGGCGATCATGATTTCCGTGGTCATCTGCCTGACCCTGGCGCCCGCCCTGGCCGCGTTGTGCATGCGCCCGCTGGCCAACCATGGCGGCCCGGGGCCGACCATGCGCCGCGTGCTCGGCGGTTACGAGCGCGTGCTGGTCTGGGCACTGGATCACCCGCGCAGCATCCTCACGGTGTTCTTCGCCTGCATCGCCATCAGCGTGGGTGGTTTCGCGCTGATGCCCAAGGGCTTCTTTCCGCTGCAGGACACCGGCTTCATGAATGGCACGGTGCAGGCTTCGGCGGACATTTCCTACGAGGCGATGCGTACCAAGAACCGGCAACTGGTGGACATCCTGCGCAACGACCCCGACATCGTCGCCTTCAATACCGATATCGGTAACGACGGCAGCTACAGCGTCGGCGGCCTCGCCGTGGTGCTCAGCGACCCGGACGACCGTGACGTCAGTGTCGAACAGATCATCGACCGGCTGCGTCCGCAGTTCGCCGCCATCCCCGATCTGCGCGTGACCCTGCGCGCCGCTCAGGACATCAACCTCGGTTCGCGGGCATCGCGGGCCCAGTATCAGTACGTGTTGCGCAGCCGCTCGCTGGAGGAGCTGGCCACCTGGACGCCACGCCTGACCGAAAGGCTGCAGGGCCATGCGCTGTTTCGCGACGTCAACAACGACCTGCAGTTCGACGCCTCGGTAACGCCGGTGCAGATCGACCGCGAGGCGGCCTCGCGCTATGGCTTCTCGGCAGCGGATGTCGATGAAGCGCTGTACGACGCGTTCGGGCAGCGCCGAATCAACGAGATCCAGACCGCGTCCAACCAGTATCAGGTGGTGCTTGAGCTGAGCAGCAGCCAGCGCCAGCGGGTGCAGAGCCTGGAGCTGTTCCAGCTGCGTTCGCCGGCAACCGGGCAACTGGTGCCGCTGAGCACCTTCGTGCGGATATTGCCGGCCAAGCCGGCGCCGGTGAGCATCAACCACAGCGGCATGCTGCCGTCGGCCAACCTGTCGTTCAACCTGGCGCCCGGCGTGGCCTTGGGCGACGCGGTGGCGGTATTGCGTCAGATCGAGCAGGACATCGGCATGCCGGCCAGCATCGGCGGGCGCTTCAGCGGTGCCGCCCAGGCATTCCAGCAGACCCTGGCCTCGCAGCCCTGGCTGATCCTCGCGGCGCTGATCGCGGTGTACATCATCCTCGGGGTGCTCTACGAGAGCCTGGTGCACCCCTTGACCATCCTGTCGACCATTCCTTCAGCGGGCATCGGTGCCTTGTTGCTGCTCTGGTTGTGGGGCCTGGATTTTTCCATCATGGCGCTGATCGGCCTGATTCTGCTGATCGGTATCGTCAAGAAGAACGGCATCCTGCTGGTCGATTTCGCACTCCAGGCCCAGCGTCAGGGCATGGCGCCGCGGGAGGCGATCCATCAGGCCTGCATGACGCGCTTCCGGCCCATCCTGATGACCACCCTGGCCGCCATGTTCGGAGCGGTGCCGCTGATGCTGGCGTTCGGCACCGGTGCCGAGTTGCGTGAACCGCTGGGCGTTGCCGTGGTGGGTGGCCTGCTGTTCAGCCAGGTGCTGACGCTGCTGACCACGCCAGTGGTTTACCTGATGATGGATCGCCACCTGGCCAGACGCCGTGGGCCGGTTGCCCGACATCAGGAGCTCGCGCCATGA